The Corvus moneduloides isolate bCorMon1 chromosome 18, bCorMon1.pri, whole genome shotgun sequence genome window below encodes:
- the TMEM233 gene encoding transmembrane protein 233 isoform X2 translates to MSALPAGADIKRALENSPETNIEDELPDGPPQPRPKNYLLLSILSCFCPAYPINIVAFVFAVMALNSYNQGDVEGSKRLGRNALWVAVASIIIGLVIIGIYCVVQFTTNAI, encoded by the exons ATGTCCGCGCTCCCCGCCGGCGCCGACATCAAGCGGGCTCTGGAGAACAGCCCCGAGACCAACATTGAGGATGAGCTGCCCGACGGGCCACCGCAGCCGCGGCCCAAGAACTACCTGCTCCTCAGCATCCTCTCCTGCTTCTGTCCCGCCTATCCCATCAACATCGTCGCCTTCGTGTTCGCCGTCATG GCTCTGAACAGTTACAACCAAGGGGACGTAGAAGGCTCCAAGAGGCTGGGTCGCAATGCGCTCTGGGTGGCGGTGGCCTCCATCATCATCGGCCTCGTCATCATTGGCATCTACTGCGTGGTTCAATTCACAACG
- the TMEM233 gene encoding transmembrane protein 233 isoform X1 yields MSALPAGADIKRALENSPETNIEDELPDGPPQPRPKNYLLLSILSCFCPAYPINIVAFVFAVMALNSYNQGDVEGSKRLGRNALWVAVASIIIGLVIIGIYCVVQFTTVTESPGANFRSHNLANRSFNSARRRQQSITLLRFDSKTGDQNYIKSDHKCHSDLGLCGNAI; encoded by the exons ATGTCCGCGCTCCCCGCCGGCGCCGACATCAAGCGGGCTCTGGAGAACAGCCCCGAGACCAACATTGAGGATGAGCTGCCCGACGGGCCACCGCAGCCGCGGCCCAAGAACTACCTGCTCCTCAGCATCCTCTCCTGCTTCTGTCCCGCCTATCCCATCAACATCGTCGCCTTCGTGTTCGCCGTCATG GCTCTGAACAGTTACAACCAAGGGGACGTAGAAGGCTCCAAGAGGCTGGGTCGCAATGCGCTCTGGGTGGCGGTGGCCTCCATCATCATCGGCCTCGTCATCATTGGCATCTACTGCGTGGTTCAATTCACAACG GTAACAGAGTCCCCAGGTGCTAATTTTCGGTCTCACAATCTGGCCAACCGATCCTTTAACTCTGCAAGGAGGAGACAACAGTCAATTACTCTTCTACGGTTTGACAGTAAAACAGGTGACCAGAACTATATCAAAAGTGACCACAAATGTCATTCTGACTTGGGTCTCTGTGGG